The window TGCATCATTGTCAATCGTTACGTGATTAAACAGAGTAGCTGTTTTTGCGGCTGCGGCAAGTGTCGTCTTGTAATAGAAAACAGTATTGGTTGCGTCTTTTGCTTCCCAATTTGTTGTGTTAAAATCAATTGTAGCGAAGTCGTCAATTTTTGCAAAAGTATTAGCGGCACCAGAGTATGCAAGCTTAATGGCTACCCATACTGTTGAGGATTTCTGCTCATCCGTTTTGCCTGGTGTTGTATCGGCAGGTGTTAAATTGGCAACCGCCGGGTCCTTGTCAATAACGGTACCCGCTGTAAATTTTTGAGCCATCACTTCGCCAGGAATATGGCTAGTCGGAATCGTTACTGCATTTGGTGTTGTAAAATTGTCAATTGTCGTGTTATAGAGCGGTTCTTTGAGTTCACCGGAAAGACCTGCGCCTACGGTAAATACATTGGTCTTTGTGTCTGTTTTCGCTGTCATTAATGCCATGGTTCCCCCAATTGCAAGTGCCGCTACGAGCACTAAAGAAGTTACCCCGATTACAAGTTTTTTTTTCATTTCTGATTTCCTCCTAAAATAATAATTTATTTTCAGCTGTTTCCTCAGCAAGTCAACATAACGTAATATATCAAGCAGATTTCCATGTCCCGCCGCTGTAAACAAGACCCCACGCTTCCTTCGAAGCAGCTCCGACGATCTGGATAGAATCGGCGATCACCTGAATTTCAACCTTTTTGCCCGACGGAATTCCAGCCGCAATAGTAGCTGATTTTATCAGGTCTTCCGTCGTAGCACCCGGCTGTAAAATCCCTTTGTAATAGTAATACTCGCCGACTGCCTGCCATTTGGAAATGTTTAAATTCGGATAGGTAACCGATACCGGATCGCCTGTTCCGTTTCCGTCGCT of the uncultured Caproiciproducens sp. genome contains:
- a CDS encoding SipW-dependent-type signal peptide-containing protein; the protein is MKKKLVIGVTSLVLVAALAIGGTMALMTAKTDTKTNVFTVGAGLSGELKEPLYNTTIDNFTTPNAVTIPTSHIPGEVMAQKFTAGTVIDKDPAVANLTPADTTPGKTDEQKSSTVWVAIKLAYSGAANTFAKIDDFATIDFNTTNWEAKDATNTVFYYKTTLAAAAKTATLFNHVTIDNDAVSVGTAKVMHGFTITATAYMVQAANVTYDQAKTALDTAMA